A window of the Streptomyces luomodiensis genome harbors these coding sequences:
- a CDS encoding DUF1876 domain-containing protein: METIVGCDIQMEFREIGPLTEAVVRLRMHDGTEMLAQGRANRNPDDPAQPRVGEEIAAARALTNLAHRLIGKAGGDIEEVTHSKAHLVI, from the coding sequence ATGGAGACGATCGTGGGATGCGACATCCAGATGGAGTTCCGTGAGATCGGCCCGCTGACCGAAGCGGTCGTCCGGCTGAGGATGCACGACGGCACGGAGATGCTGGCTCAGGGCCGGGCCAACCGGAATCCCGACGACCCGGCACAGCCGAGGGTCGGCGAGGAGATCGCGGCGGCGCGGGCGCTGACCAACCTGGCCCACCGGCTGATCGGCAAGGCGGGTGGTGACATCGAGGAAGTCACCCACTCCAAGGCCCATTTGGTGATCTAA
- a CDS encoding effector-associated domain 2-containing protein → MAVMGEGGLKSVGNLVTALKEFRCLTDPDLRSLCLDLVAMELEMTSLPVRAHRVTDYFLVELARECLENARVMHALRASLAVLAAADEDAMKRLDSVMEQMTARPALPGAAVAKLRSLLEELEVEQLGQLCRMAAGPLQDVPAVTGPWHAFEVLSRMNAQPGGLPPQLALVEYLAAAARPLRRADELREWADEQARELGLTPQLRSLRQQVGHAAPAGPVDAYLVIRLLPREESGAYELSSWYQYDPTGWHPVRGPVAQVTSQTAERAVQTLVYEAAEEWDDARAIHVEFMLGPDDLNLPVHRWRLELDSELPTPLYMDHPVVVRSLERSRTRRWHREWKQRWNLFERQPERARQLVVDGADPDSPRSGDPTALLARLKADPHVVALVLTSPPGTTPEGSAEALAAWRAGIPLVAWDGRRVRDPRFVERLRQKPADASGDLARLREAVTELRLDAHTIDAAEREHHLGQHVVLVWDDPTRPVEPQGRMTGPDEGVGAR, encoded by the coding sequence ATGGCGGTCATGGGGGAAGGTGGCCTGAAATCGGTCGGCAACCTCGTCACGGCGTTGAAGGAGTTCCGCTGTCTGACGGATCCGGATCTGCGCTCGCTGTGCCTGGATCTGGTCGCCATGGAGCTGGAGATGACCAGCCTGCCCGTGCGCGCCCACCGGGTGACCGACTACTTCCTGGTGGAACTGGCCCGCGAATGCCTGGAGAACGCGCGGGTCATGCACGCGCTACGCGCGTCCCTCGCGGTGCTGGCGGCGGCCGACGAGGACGCCATGAAGCGGCTCGACTCGGTCATGGAGCAGATGACGGCCCGTCCGGCGCTGCCTGGGGCCGCCGTCGCGAAGCTGCGGTCGCTGCTGGAGGAGCTGGAGGTCGAGCAGCTCGGCCAGTTGTGCCGCATGGCCGCGGGCCCGCTCCAGGACGTCCCGGCGGTCACCGGCCCCTGGCACGCCTTCGAGGTGCTGAGCCGGATGAACGCGCAGCCGGGCGGGCTGCCGCCGCAGCTCGCCCTGGTGGAGTACCTCGCGGCGGCCGCGCGTCCGCTGCGCAGAGCCGACGAGCTGCGCGAATGGGCCGATGAGCAGGCCCGGGAGCTGGGTCTGACGCCCCAGCTGCGGTCGCTGCGTCAGCAGGTGGGGCACGCCGCCCCGGCCGGGCCGGTGGACGCCTATCTGGTGATCCGGCTGCTGCCGCGGGAGGAGTCGGGGGCTTACGAGCTCTCGTCCTGGTACCAGTACGATCCGACCGGCTGGCATCCGGTCCGCGGCCCGGTCGCCCAGGTCACCTCACAGACGGCGGAGCGGGCGGTCCAGACGCTGGTGTACGAGGCGGCCGAGGAGTGGGACGACGCACGGGCGATCCACGTGGAGTTCATGCTCGGCCCGGATGACCTGAATCTGCCGGTCCACCGCTGGCGTCTGGAGCTCGACAGCGAGCTTCCCACCCCGCTGTACATGGACCACCCGGTGGTCGTACGGAGCCTGGAGAGAAGCCGGACCAGACGCTGGCACCGCGAGTGGAAGCAGCGCTGGAACCTCTTCGAGCGGCAGCCCGAGCGCGCCAGACAGCTCGTCGTGGACGGCGCGGACCCGGACAGTCCGCGCTCCGGCGACCCCACCGCCCTGCTGGCCCGGCTCAAGGCCGATCCGCATGTGGTCGCCCTGGTCCTGACCTCGCCCCCGGGCACCACCCCCGAGGGCAGCGCGGAGGCGCTGGCCGCCTGGCGGGCCGGGATCCCGCTGGTCGCCTGGGACGGCCGGAGGGTCCGGGACCCCCGCTTCGTCGAGCGCCTGAGACAAAAACCGGCCGACGCCAGCGGGGACCTGGCACGGCTCCGCGAAGCCGTGACAGAGTTACGTCTGGACGCCCATACGATCGACGCCGCGGAGCGGGAGCACCACCTCGGGCAGCATGTGGTGCTCGTCTGGGACGACCCGACCCGCCCCGTGGAACCGCAAGGACGCATGACGGGGCCGGACGAGGGGGTGGGTGCTCGATGA
- a CDS encoding DUF4232 domain-containing protein: MGPRNGSAPRRTTASRPRSLRPPVLSVLLVGALATATACGSDTGDGDSARRASSVTSASSAAPPSSAPAASSAAPGSGTASDGPSASHTARSAPPSAHPAPSRASSSQPAAASGARRVCSRTQLTLSAGRVDVGAGNVHLPLVFTNTSATTCTLTGYPGVSLLDSGGSAIGDPATRRGPTRSTVTLPPGGSASADLHTLNEGMTDTPCRRAPERIRVYPPDSFDAMKTSARSFRVCGGVFEVEAVRSGTGG, encoded by the coding sequence ATGGGTCCACGGAACGGTTCGGCTCCTCGGCGTACGACGGCATCGCGACCCCGCTCGCTCCGTCCGCCGGTCTTATCCGTCCTGCTGGTCGGCGCGCTGGCCACGGCCACCGCGTGCGGCAGCGACACCGGGGACGGGGATTCCGCGCGGCGCGCCTCGTCCGTCACCTCCGCCTCCTCCGCCGCGCCACCTTCGTCCGCCCCGGCGGCCTCCTCCGCCGCTCCCGGGAGCGGGACCGCGTCCGACGGACCGTCCGCCTCGCACACCGCGCGGTCCGCTCCGCCCTCGGCGCACCCGGCGCCCTCGCGCGCCTCCTCCTCGCAGCCCGCCGCGGCGTCCGGGGCCCGCCGCGTCTGCTCCCGGACGCAGCTGACGCTGTCGGCCGGCCGGGTGGACGTGGGCGCCGGCAATGTGCATCTGCCCCTGGTGTTCACCAACACGTCCGCCACCACCTGCACCCTCACCGGATATCCCGGGGTCTCGCTGCTCGACTCCGGCGGCTCCGCGATCGGCGACCCCGCCACCCGGCGCGGCCCCACGCGCTCCACGGTCACCCTGCCGCCCGGCGGCAGCGCCTCCGCCGACCTGCACACGCTCAACGAGGGCATGACCGACACCCCGTGCCGGCGCGCCCCCGAGCGGATCCGGGTCTATCCGCCGGATTCCTTCGACGCGATGAAGACCTCGGCGCGCTCCTTCCGGGTGTGCGGAGGCGTCTTCGAGGTCGAGGCGGTGCGCTCCGGAACGGGTGGGTGA
- the fxsT gene encoding FxSxx-COOH system tetratricopeptide repeat protein has protein sequence MTHDPGGRPAGPGPRDLDWRQLADALWLAACTAGRDPGPGRPAPGPLPGTPEADPPPPGAEPSGERPDEPSGEPLPEPAGERPVPEGGDGPTGPAPPRPAELAGVAASPGEAEPVTVAETFAPVRRPSADTPPLPERALSRALRPLKRTSPSPVETEVDEEATAERAAREGLWVPACVPVRERWMDAVLVLDCGSSMVVWRRTAARLATVLRRTGAFRDVRVHRVNTDHPWSEDRSPVDGMPPRGKRTVLVLTDGIGAAWADDSARRALARWARHASVAVLHVLRQGRWHHTGVAPERVRVRVPEPGAPNGTWRRADGGPWPGGAPPVPVLELDARWMANWARLVARPSVRGEDTMALLPGAPAERWEPEPEPSAWDRVFRFRATASPSAFRLASRLAAAPLNIPVMEFVQGIHQPEGSPGDLAEILLGGLLRKVATADPLDETGIGYEFHDGVRELLLSAGLRDESLYILGSVLDRLGRRWQPLLMLRDLLNHPSGSVRDLPRTERLLPYIRLQEQVYQALSGPYLEGARSFRALVLAHQALVRSGESRPDPVEDASHRGKHVVSEAVGMTDSTTPRADPLSQADDSPSPPAHGTPGPAGEHPRGTFVSVTAARSLPAAERRAGEPPAIWGNVPPRNNNFTGRQSLLDTLHQRLRSEGTAAVLPEALHGLGGVGKSQIALEYVHQHAADYDAVWWIPAERPEQIRQALVQLADRLGLHAGMEANTAVPSVLDALRTGRPCRNWLLVFDNAEELETVRPFFPAGGPGRILVTSRNAQWSRAARTVEVDVFEREESIELLRRRGPELPRDQADRVADALGDLPLAIEQAAAWLTETGMPVDEYLQVFEDERADVSTRRSELLAAGVPVDYPEPVAAAWNMSLRRLAETHPGALQFLQMCSFFAPEPISRRLFSGVRGVSLSPELSGVLQDPIKLGHAIREINRYALIKINHRSNTIEMHRLVQAVLIGQMSPQQQADMRHSAHVLLAFGDPNEVSPPNWGRYADLLSHVRASRAMECDDKWVRQMVRNLVRFLYTWGDHQGALTLGNQVRRKWVETLGEDSPETLAVSRTLGHVLTVLGHFEEARELNRRTLELQRATEGDDHENTLVSLGAVAVDARYQGDYARSVALEKDRWTRTLRLFGDEDPYAIAAANDYGVALRAAGDYARARELDEGARRTAGLVLGEDALLTILVEANLTIDVRESGDYLAARDMLEQTCDRARRVLPQNAPILVYALRNLAVARRKAGDHEGALDLSREVLERYRLRYSEPNLHITTTALNLSMDLRQTADLEGARELGRKCLEDMRVSLGERHPVTMSAATDLAVTLRLLGETDEALALNKETLPVLVEQLGADHPVALACAINMASDHYTLADYQEAHDLDTETLAACRSRLGADHPTTLACAVNLSADLRALGEGRQAEELHQDALRRMRQVLTAGHPATVAAARGIRADCDMEAIAV, from the coding sequence ATGACACATGACCCAGGCGGCAGGCCCGCCGGGCCCGGTCCGCGGGACCTCGACTGGCGACAGCTGGCCGACGCCCTGTGGCTGGCGGCCTGCACGGCCGGACGGGACCCTGGCCCCGGACGGCCGGCCCCCGGCCCCCTCCCCGGCACACCGGAGGCGGACCCTCCGCCGCCCGGCGCCGAACCGTCCGGCGAACGGCCCGACGAGCCCTCCGGCGAACCGCTTCCGGAGCCTGCCGGGGAGCGGCCGGTGCCCGAGGGCGGGGACGGGCCCACCGGCCCGGCGCCGCCCCGTCCCGCGGAGCTGGCCGGCGTGGCGGCGTCGCCCGGTGAGGCGGAGCCGGTGACCGTCGCGGAGACCTTCGCGCCCGTGCGCCGGCCGTCCGCCGATACCCCGCCGCTGCCCGAGCGCGCCCTGTCCCGGGCGCTGCGGCCGCTCAAGCGCACCTCGCCCTCGCCGGTCGAGACGGAGGTCGACGAGGAGGCCACGGCCGAGCGGGCGGCACGCGAGGGACTGTGGGTGCCCGCCTGCGTGCCGGTGCGCGAGCGCTGGATGGACGCCGTCCTGGTGCTGGACTGCGGCAGTTCGATGGTGGTGTGGCGGCGGACGGCCGCGCGTCTGGCCACCGTGCTTCGGCGCACCGGAGCCTTCCGGGATGTGCGGGTGCACCGGGTGAACACCGACCATCCGTGGTCCGAGGACCGATCGCCGGTCGACGGCATGCCGCCGCGCGGCAAGCGGACGGTGCTGGTGCTGACCGACGGCATCGGCGCGGCCTGGGCCGACGACAGCGCCCGGCGCGCGCTGGCCCGTTGGGCGCGGCACGCGTCGGTCGCGGTGCTGCACGTCCTGCGCCAGGGCCGCTGGCACCACACCGGTGTGGCCCCGGAGCGGGTGCGGGTGCGGGTGCCCGAACCGGGTGCGCCCAACGGCACCTGGCGGCGGGCGGACGGCGGCCCCTGGCCGGGCGGCGCACCGCCGGTTCCGGTGCTGGAGCTGGACGCGCGCTGGATGGCCAACTGGGCGCGGCTGGTGGCCCGGCCGTCGGTGCGCGGCGAGGACACGATGGCACTGCTGCCCGGCGCGCCGGCCGAGCGCTGGGAGCCCGAACCGGAACCGAGCGCCTGGGACCGCGTCTTCCGGTTCCGCGCCACCGCCTCGCCGAGCGCCTTCCGGCTGGCGTCCCGGCTGGCCGCCGCCCCGTTGAACATCCCCGTGATGGAGTTCGTCCAGGGGATCCATCAGCCGGAAGGCAGCCCCGGCGATCTGGCCGAGATCCTGCTGGGCGGGCTGCTGCGCAAGGTGGCCACCGCCGACCCGCTGGACGAGACGGGCATCGGCTACGAATTCCACGACGGGGTACGGGAGCTGCTGCTGTCCGCCGGGCTGCGGGACGAGTCGCTGTACATCCTCGGCAGCGTCCTGGACCGGCTGGGCCGCCGCTGGCAACCGCTGCTGATGCTGCGCGATCTGCTCAACCACCCCTCAGGGTCGGTGCGGGACCTGCCCAGGACGGAGCGCCTGCTGCCGTACATCCGCCTTCAGGAGCAGGTCTACCAGGCGCTCTCCGGACCGTATCTGGAAGGTGCGCGCTCCTTTCGCGCCCTGGTCCTGGCCCATCAGGCGCTCGTCCGCTCGGGGGAAAGCCGACCCGATCCAGTTGAAGACGCATCACACAGGGGAAAACATGTGGTCTCCGAGGCGGTTGGGATGACTGACTCCACGACTCCCCGAGCCGATCCGCTGTCCCAGGCCGACGATTCACCATCCCCGCCGGCGCACGGCACGCCGGGCCCGGCGGGGGAGCATCCGAGAGGAACATTCGTGTCCGTGACCGCTGCCCGGTCCCTGCCCGCGGCGGAGCGCCGCGCCGGGGAACCCCCGGCCATCTGGGGCAACGTACCGCCCCGGAACAACAACTTCACCGGGCGGCAGTCGTTGCTCGACACGCTCCACCAGCGGCTGCGCAGCGAGGGCACGGCCGCCGTGCTGCCCGAGGCCCTGCACGGGCTCGGCGGGGTGGGCAAGTCACAGATCGCCCTGGAGTACGTCCATCAGCACGCCGCCGACTACGACGCGGTGTGGTGGATCCCGGCGGAGCGCCCCGAGCAGATCCGCCAGGCGCTGGTCCAGCTCGCCGACCGGCTCGGGCTGCACGCGGGCATGGAGGCCAACACGGCCGTGCCGAGCGTGCTCGACGCGCTGCGCACCGGACGCCCGTGCCGCAACTGGCTGCTGGTCTTCGACAACGCCGAGGAGCTGGAGACGGTGCGGCCGTTCTTCCCCGCCGGCGGGCCGGGCCGGATCCTGGTCACCTCCAGGAACGCGCAGTGGTCGCGCGCCGCCCGCACCGTCGAAGTGGACGTCTTCGAGCGGGAGGAGAGCATCGAGCTGCTGCGCCGCCGGGGGCCGGAGCTGCCGCGCGACCAGGCGGACCGGGTCGCCGACGCGCTGGGGGACCTGCCGCTGGCCATCGAGCAGGCGGCGGCGTGGCTCACCGAGACGGGTATGCCGGTCGACGAGTATCTCCAGGTCTTCGAGGACGAGCGGGCCGATGTCTCCACCCGCCGCAGCGAGCTGCTGGCGGCGGGCGTTCCGGTGGACTATCCCGAACCGGTCGCCGCCGCCTGGAACATGTCGCTGCGGCGGCTCGCCGAAACCCATCCCGGCGCCCTCCAATTCCTCCAGATGTGCTCGTTCTTCGCCCCCGAGCCGATCTCCCGCCGGCTGTTCTCCGGGGTGCGGGGCGTCTCCCTCTCCCCCGAGCTGTCGGGGGTGCTCCAGGACCCCATCAAGCTCGGCCACGCGATCCGTGAGATCAACCGCTACGCCCTGATCAAGATCAACCACCGCAGCAACACGATCGAGATGCACCGGCTGGTGCAGGCCGTGCTGATCGGCCAGATGTCCCCGCAGCAGCAGGCGGACATGCGGCACAGCGCCCATGTGCTGCTGGCCTTCGGCGATCCCAATGAAGTCTCCCCGCCGAACTGGGGTCGGTACGCCGACCTCCTCTCCCATGTCCGGGCCTCGCGCGCGATGGAGTGCGACGACAAATGGGTGCGGCAGATGGTGCGGAACCTGGTCCGCTTCCTCTATACCTGGGGGGACCACCAGGGTGCGCTGACCCTTGGTAACCAGGTGCGGCGCAAATGGGTGGAGACGCTCGGCGAGGACAGCCCGGAGACGCTGGCCGTCTCCCGGACCCTGGGCCATGTGCTGACCGTGCTCGGCCACTTCGAGGAGGCCCGGGAGCTCAACCGCCGGACACTGGAGCTGCAGCGCGCCACCGAGGGCGACGACCACGAGAACACCCTGGTCAGTCTGGGCGCGGTCGCCGTCGACGCCCGCTACCAGGGCGACTACGCACGATCCGTGGCGCTGGAGAAGGACCGCTGGACCAGGACCCTGCGGCTCTTCGGCGACGAGGACCCCTACGCCATCGCCGCCGCGAACGACTACGGCGTGGCGCTGCGCGCGGCGGGGGACTACGCACGCGCCCGGGAGCTGGACGAGGGCGCCCGGCGCACCGCCGGTCTGGTGCTCGGCGAGGACGCCCTGCTGACCATCCTGGTGGAGGCGAACCTGACCATCGACGTCCGCGAGAGCGGCGACTACCTGGCCGCCCGCGACATGCTGGAGCAGACCTGTGACCGCGCCCGCCGGGTGCTCCCGCAGAACGCGCCCATCCTGGTCTACGCCCTGCGCAACCTGGCCGTGGCGCGTCGCAAGGCGGGCGACCACGAGGGCGCCCTGGACCTCAGCCGGGAGGTGCTGGAGCGCTACCGGCTGCGCTACAGCGAGCCCAACCTCCACATCACCACCACGGCCCTGAACCTCTCGATGGATCTGCGGCAGACCGCCGACCTGGAGGGCGCCCGTGAGCTCGGCCGGAAGTGCCTGGAGGACATGCGCGTCTCCCTCGGGGAGCGGCATCCGGTCACCATGAGCGCGGCGACCGACCTCGCCGTGACGCTGCGGCTGCTGGGCGAGACGGACGAGGCGCTCGCGCTGAACAAGGAGACGCTGCCGGTGCTGGTCGAGCAGTTGGGGGCCGACCACCCCGTGGCGCTGGCCTGCGCCATCAACATGGCCAGCGACCACTACACCCTGGCGGACTACCAGGAGGCCCACGACCTGGACACCGAGACCCTGGCGGCCTGCCGGTCCCGGCTGGGCGCGGACCATCCCACGACGCTCGCCTGTGCGGTCAACCTGTCGGCGGATCTGCGGGCGCTGGGCGAGGGCAGGCAGGCGGAGGAGCTGCACCAGGACGCGCTCCGCCGGATGCGCCAGGTGCTGACCGCCGGCCATCCGGCGACGGTCGCGGCGGCCCGGGGCATCCGGGCGGACTGCGATATGGAGGCGATCGCCGTCTGA
- a CDS encoding HEXXH motif domain-containing protein — protein sequence MAELRSGQRSRAMLLLRALVDIAPAHPALPGPLPSPRHAWHLLIEAERRSPAAVEGLLLHPTVGVWLNRCLRRLRGLESGNEPLWSTVGYLHAMAASAALLAGIDFRIAVPVRDRGVMLPALGFARIPHEADVVEVVMTDRKAAVLSGPHSVTLPADFSAEAPGWYGLRRLRGEHRGIVCAPLVDDIDPYRDFLRIRGPERLTDGERADWQERFDSAWRLVAQQPHVDPGGIGACLTSVVPVPYVAWPEPFSASSPEAYGCVLLGGATDALALATALVHEAQHIKLSALMDLVPLIEHGLEEVHYAPWRLDPRPLRGLLQGVYAFLGVTGFWQDRMRRAEAGPARSTAAFEFALRRAQTSAGLRTLLSHAQLTPTGREFLHRLEERLAEWLVRPVPALPGRLAADLIDDHRIVHRMRHLRPDPGQLARWARAWRERTAPPREPPGTSVRPAPTEALTRPALARHRLRDPAGFARLRAGGGAGTPDGGDAPDRADLDWAAGDTAAALRGYRGRVEADPEDIAAWAGLALSLPAGTARTTLLSHPELVLAVHREVRTAAGTGPDPVSLARWIGTRTRR from the coding sequence GTGGCCGAGCTGAGGTCGGGACAGCGCAGCCGGGCCATGCTGCTGCTGCGCGCCCTGGTGGACATCGCCCCCGCGCACCCCGCCCTGCCCGGCCCACTCCCCTCGCCCCGGCACGCCTGGCACCTGCTGATCGAGGCCGAGCGCCGCTCTCCGGCCGCCGTGGAGGGGCTGCTGCTGCACCCCACCGTGGGAGTGTGGCTCAACCGCTGTCTGCGCAGACTGCGCGGGCTGGAATCGGGAAACGAACCGCTGTGGAGCACGGTGGGATATCTGCATGCCATGGCCGCCTCCGCCGCATTGCTCGCCGGAATCGACTTCCGTATCGCCGTCCCGGTGCGCGATCGCGGGGTGATGCTGCCGGCCCTGGGATTCGCCCGCATTCCCCATGAGGCCGATGTCGTGGAAGTCGTCATGACCGATCGGAAGGCGGCGGTGTTATCCGGCCCCCATTCTGTGACGCTGCCCGCCGACTTCTCCGCCGAGGCCCCTGGTTGGTACGGTCTGCGGCGACTGCGCGGAGAACACCGGGGAATTGTCTGCGCACCCCTTGTCGATGACATCGATCCCTATCGCGATTTTCTCCGGATCCGAGGTCCGGAGCGGCTCACCGACGGAGAACGGGCGGACTGGCAGGAACGATTCGACAGCGCCTGGCGGCTGGTCGCCCAACAGCCTCATGTCGATCCGGGGGGAATCGGCGCCTGCCTCACCTCCGTCGTGCCCGTGCCCTATGTGGCCTGGCCCGAGCCGTTCAGCGCCTCCTCACCCGAGGCGTACGGATGCGTGCTGCTGGGCGGGGCCACGGACGCGCTGGCCCTCGCCACCGCGCTGGTGCACGAGGCCCAGCACATCAAACTCAGCGCCCTGATGGACCTGGTGCCGCTCATCGAACACGGGCTGGAGGAGGTGCACTACGCGCCCTGGCGGCTGGACCCGAGGCCCCTGCGCGGACTCCTCCAGGGCGTGTACGCGTTCCTGGGCGTGACCGGATTCTGGCAGGACCGCATGCGCCGCGCCGAGGCCGGGCCGGCCCGGTCCACCGCCGCGTTCGAGTTCGCCCTGCGCCGGGCACAGACCTCCGCCGGGCTGCGCACGCTCCTCAGCCACGCCCAGCTGACGCCCACGGGACGGGAGTTCCTGCACCGGCTGGAGGAGCGGCTGGCCGAGTGGCTCGTGCGGCCCGTGCCGGCCCTGCCGGGGCGCCTGGCGGCCGATCTGATCGACGACCACCGGATCGTCCACCGGATGCGCCATCTGCGGCCGGACCCCGGGCAGCTCGCCCGGTGGGCACGGGCCTGGCGGGAGCGGACCGCGCCGCCCCGGGAACCGCCGGGGACCTCGGTCCGGCCGGCCCCCACCGAGGCGCTGACGCGCCCCGCGCTCGCCCGGCACCGGCTCAGGGACCCGGCGGGGTTCGCCCGGCTGCGTGCAGGCGGGGGAGCGGGGACGCCCGATGGTGGCGACGCCCCCGACCGGGCCGACCTCGACTGGGCCGCGGGGGACACCGCCGCCGCGCTGCGCGGCTACCGGGGCCGGGTGGAGGCGGACCCGGAGGACATCGCGGCATGGGCGGGGCTCGCGCTCAGCCTGCCGGCCGGCACGGCCAGGACCACGCTGCTGAGCCACCCCGAGCTGGTCCTGGCCGTCCACCGGGAGGTGCGCACCGCGGCGGGCACGGGTCCCGATCCGGTGTCGCTGGCGCGGTGGATCGGCACCCGCACGCGCCGGTGA
- a CDS encoding AAA family ATPase produces the protein MSDGEPARRHNGQIHPDAAASGAPPSGIPRPWWIYQGTGRPLRDVSLEEILPPPPPWRTFDGVSACPVDGDGAPGALSDPEDPPAEPPAPPEDEQDTARRMGTAPLGLRSDPEEADLVNAALILRRPLLVTGRPGTGKSTLAYRISRELGLGRVLRWPITTRSTLRSGLYGYDAVGRVHAAAAGQASEGDTHEPGPEDIGDFLQLGPLGTAMLPHRLPRVLLIDEFDKCDIDLPHDLLDIFETGEYTIPELVRIRRRRPAVSVLTDDPERSTVIASGRVRCRAFPVVVITSNGEREFPPAFLRRCLQLRLPDPDADRLAAIVAAHLGRADDPRARELIQMFVERSEREGGLAADQLLNAVYLVTSQSHGPGPEWEELLQAVWHRLDSAAGST, from the coding sequence ATGAGCGACGGAGAGCCTGCGCGACGGCACAACGGACAGATCCACCCTGATGCGGCCGCCTCGGGCGCGCCGCCGTCCGGGATACCCCGCCCCTGGTGGATCTACCAGGGCACCGGGCGCCCGCTCCGCGATGTGAGCCTGGAGGAGATCCTTCCGCCGCCGCCCCCGTGGCGTACCTTCGACGGGGTCTCGGCCTGCCCGGTGGACGGCGACGGCGCGCCCGGCGCGTTATCGGACCCCGAGGACCCGCCCGCCGAGCCCCCGGCGCCGCCGGAGGACGAACAGGACACCGCCCGGCGGATGGGCACCGCTCCCCTGGGCCTGCGCTCGGACCCGGAGGAGGCCGATCTGGTCAACGCGGCGCTGATCCTGAGGCGTCCCCTTCTGGTGACGGGCCGTCCGGGCACCGGCAAGTCGACGCTGGCGTACCGCATCAGCCGGGAACTGGGCCTCGGCCGGGTGCTGCGCTGGCCGATCACCACGCGATCCACCCTGCGGTCCGGGCTGTACGGCTACGATGCCGTCGGCCGGGTGCACGCCGCCGCGGCCGGTCAGGCGTCGGAGGGGGACACGCACGAACCCGGACCGGAGGACATCGGCGACTTCCTCCAACTCGGCCCCCTGGGCACGGCGATGCTGCCGCACCGGCTGCCCCGCGTCCTGCTCATCGACGAATTCGACAAATGCGACATCGACCTGCCCCATGACCTGCTCGACATCTTCGAGACCGGCGAGTACACCATTCCCGAGCTGGTGCGCATCCGCAGGCGCCGCCCGGCCGTATCGGTCCTCACCGACGATCCGGAGCGCAGTACCGTCATCGCCTCGGGGCGGGTGCGCTGCCGCGCCTTCCCCGTCGTCGTCATCACCAGCAACGGCGAACGGGAGTTCCCGCCCGCGTTCCTGCGGCGCTGTCTCCAGCTCCGGCTGCCCGACCCGGACGCGGACCGGCTGGCCGCGATCGTAGCCGCGCATCTGGGACGGGCCGACGATCCGCGTGCGCGGGAGCTGATCCAGATGTTCGTCGAGCGCAGCGAGCGCGAAGGCGGGCTCGCCGCCGACCAGTTGCTCAACGCGGTGTACCTGGTGACGTCCCAGTCACATGGTCCGGGGCCCGAGTGGGAGGAGCTGCTGCAAGCCGTCTGGCACCGGCTGGACAGCGCAGCGGGCTCGACATGA
- a CDS encoding phosphorylase family protein, with protein sequence MGAGDNGVAARADVVVLTALEVEYRAVRAHLEDPRPDRAERGALFELGVFRDGPAARTVALHMTGPGNPGAAASVERAAALFAPRAVLFVGVAGGRKDVALGDVVAADSVYDYETGKDTETGFLPRQKTYQSAYGLVQLARLVAAGDTWQRRIPPGDGAPRPRAHVKPLAAGGRVVAHQRSDVGLRLAAGAGDALAVDMEGFGFLAGAYVNQHLDALVIRGVSDLLGDKGEAHDERWQPVASRHAAAFAFELIGRLPVAPDAPAARPSAARTPPRAAVPRGQRLTIHDLGGLADTLLAVSGMTSPARWQQLLDELPTVGTAVGRQSASRPEALSLLRTCEARRALRELVEVVAVLAPDDPAAAELARRVEELGLE encoded by the coding sequence GTGGGCGCTGGTGACAACGGGGTGGCGGCGCGGGCCGATGTGGTGGTCCTGACCGCGCTGGAGGTCGAGTACCGGGCGGTCCGCGCCCATCTGGAGGATCCGCGCCCGGACCGGGCGGAGCGGGGCGCGCTGTTCGAGCTGGGCGTGTTCCGCGACGGGCCCGCCGCGCGGACGGTCGCCCTCCATATGACCGGTCCGGGGAATCCGGGCGCCGCCGCCTCGGTCGAGCGGGCCGCGGCGCTCTTCGCGCCCCGGGCGGTGCTGTTCGTGGGGGTCGCGGGCGGCCGTAAGGACGTCGCGCTGGGGGATGTGGTGGCCGCCGACTCGGTGTACGACTACGAGACCGGCAAGGACACCGAGACGGGGTTCCTGCCCCGGCAGAAGACCTATCAGTCGGCGTACGGCCTGGTGCAGCTGGCCCGGCTGGTGGCGGCGGGCGACACATGGCAGCGCCGGATCCCCCCGGGGGACGGCGCCCCGCGCCCCCGCGCCCATGTGAAACCCCTCGCGGCGGGCGGGCGGGTGGTGGCGCACCAGCGCTCGGACGTCGGGCTGAGGCTGGCGGCCGGCGCGGGGGACGCGCTCGCGGTGGACATGGAGGGCTTCGGCTTCCTCGCGGGCGCGTATGTCAACCAGCATCTGGACGCGCTGGTGATCCGTGGCGTCTCGGATCTGCTCGGGGACAAGGGCGAGGCGCACGACGAGCGCTGGCAGCCCGTGGCGTCCCGGCACGCGGCCGCCTTCGCCTTCGAGCTGATCGGCCGGCTCCCGGTGGCCCCCGACGCACCGGCGGCCCGGCCGTCCGCCGCCCGTACGCCGCCCCGGGCCGCCGTACCGCGCGGACAGCGGCTGACCATCCACGACCTCGGCGGTCTCGCGGACACCTTGCTGGCCGTGTCCGGGATGACCTCGCCCGCCCGCTGGCAGCAGCTGCTCGATGAGCTGCCCACCGTCGGCACCGCGGTGGGCCGCCAGTCGGCGAGCCGCCCGGAGGCCCTGTCCCTGCTGCGCACCTGCGAGGCGCGCCGGGCGCTGCGGGAGCTGGTGGAGGTGGTCGCGGTGCTCGCCCCGGACGATCCGGCGGCCGCCGAACTCGCCCGGCGGGTCGAGGAGCTGGGTCTGGAGTGA